In a single window of the Drosophila subpulchrella strain 33 F10 #4 breed RU33 chromosome X, RU_Dsub_v1.1 Primary Assembly, whole genome shotgun sequence genome:
- the LOC119556463 gene encoding growth hormone-inducible transmembrane protein, which produces MLLRLALSTARPAGSLKILTQSPAQLFRANPNLSAVRSYARGPVRTRAPVEQQQVRAPSLKEKLMGPPSANAYSMGKGAAAGAAAVGLGALCYYGVGLGQHTSIADNAIMWPQYVKDRIHSTYAFFGSSCVITAAAAAAVFRSHRLLELASRGGILATIASLALVIGSGAVARSIEYQPGLGAKQLAWAVHCAILGAVIAPICFMGGPILTRAALYTGGIVGGLSTIAVCAPSDKFLYMGGPLAIGLGVVFASSLASMWLPPTTALGAGLASMSLYGGLVLFSGFLLYDTQRMVRRAEMHPQYSYTPFDPINASMSIYMDVLNIFIRIVTILSGGQRRK; this is translated from the exons ATGTTGCTGCGTCTAGCACTTTCCACCGCCCGTCCAGCCGGGAGTCTCAAAATCCTCACCCAGTCGCCGGCCCAGCTGTTCCGGGCCAATCCCAATCTCTCAGCGGTGCGTAGCTATGCCCGTGGACCTGTCCGCACCCGCGCCCCCGTGGAGCAACAGCAGGTGCGGGCTCCCTCCCTCAAGGAGAAGCTGATGGGACCGCCGAGTGCCAATG CCTACTCCATGGGCAAGGGCGCCGCCGCCGGAGCAGCCGCCGTGGGATTGGGCGCCCTGTGCTACTACGGCGTGGGTTTGGGCCAACACACCAGCATCGCCGATAATGCCAT TATGTGGCCCCAGTATGTGAAAGACCGCATCCACAGCACCTACGCCTTTTTCGGAAGCTCCTGTGTTATCACCGCAGCCGCCGCTGCAGCAGTCTTTCGCTCGCACCGCCTCCTGGAGCTGGCCTCTCGTGGCGGCATCTTG GCGACCATTGCTTCGCTGGCTCTGGTCATCGGCAGCGGGGCGGTGGCCCGCTCCATTGAGTACCAGCCGGGTCTGGGAGCCAAGCAGCTGGCCTGGGCTGTCCACTGTGCCATCCTGGGCGCCGTAATTGCACCCATCTGCTTCATGGGCGGACCGATCCTCACGCGCGCCGCTCTTTATACGGGAGGCATTGTCGGTGGCTTGTCCACGATCGCCGTGTGTGCCCCCAGCGACAAGTTCCTCTACATGGGTGGCCCCCTGGCCATCGGTCTGGGCGTGGTCTTCGCCTCCTCCCTGGCCTCCATGTGGCTGCCGCCCACCACGGCGTTGGGCGCGG GTCTGGCCTCCATGTCCCTGTACGGCGGTCTCGTCCTGTTCAGTGGCTTCCTTCTCTACGACACCCAGCGGATGGTGCGTCGCGCCGAGATGCATCCCCAGTACAGCTACACTCCATTCGATCCCATCAATGC CTCAATGTCGATCTACATGGATGTGCTGAACATATTCATCCGCATCGTCACCATCCTGAGTGGTGGTCAGCGCAGGAAGTGA
- the LOC119557784 gene encoding lanC-like protein 3 homolog, producing the protein MERRYLKNPFNDFSGGECTPFASDEEHIKNLICTYVDAILEHCHPNNDEEDNRGDLYVGNAGIAFMFWKLNSSEQTRDLYPALDHAASFIRNAKANAKRYKKRSAERYSFLCGNAGIYAVSAAISQALKDTEELSNDLADFKSGIPSSQEFMHTKYGCDEVLVGRAGYLSGCYWLNDVLPEKKITDDDLVSICQLIVTSGREYSKINNSPCPLMYQYHGTEYLGAAHGLCAILHMLLDSPWFRTIPISAPAAELRDIKRSIDFFLELQDSDGNFPVALEDLRSGRDKRLVHWCHGAPGAVYVLAKAYLIFKEEKYLASLRRCADMVWKKGFLRKGPGICHGVAGNGYVFLLLFRLTNEMKYLYRAHKYMELLTDAEFKQRARTPDRPHSLYEGVAGTVCFLVDLLDPEQAYFPFMDVFH; encoded by the coding sequence ATGGAGCGCCGCTACCTGAAGAACCCCTTCAACGATTTTTCCGGTGGGGAGTGCACACCGTTTGCCAGCGATGAGGAGCACATCAAGAACCTGATCTGCACCTATGTGGACGCCATTCTGGAGCACTGTCATCCGAACAACGACGAGGAGGACAACCGTGGCGATCTGTATGTGGGCAATGCCGGCATAGCCTTCATGTTCTGGAAGCTCAACAGCAGTGAGCAGACGCGCGATCTCTATCCGGCCCTGGACCATGCGGCCTCCTTCATTCGGAACGCCAAGGCGAATGCCAAGCGGTACAAGAAGCGCTCCGCCGAGCGCTACTCCTTCCTATGCGGCAATGCCGGCATCTATGCCGTTTCGGCGGCCATCTCGCAGGCGCTTAAGGACACCGAGGAACTGTCCAACGACCTGGCCGACTTCAAGTCGGGCATCCCGTCCAGCCAGGAGTTTATGCACACCAAATACGGCTGCGACGAGGTGCTGGTGGGCCGGGCTGGCTATCTATCCGGCTGCTATTGGCTGAACGATGTGCTGCCGGAGAAGAAGATAACCGACGACGACCTGGTCTCCATTTGCCAGCTGATCGTGACCAGCGGCCGGGAGTACAGCAAGATAAACAACTCGCCGTGCCCGCTGATGTACCAGTACCATGGCACGGAGTATCTGGGCGCGGCCCACGGCCTGTGTGCCATCCTGCACATGCTGTTGGACAGCCCCTGGTTCCGCACCATACCCATTTCGGCGCCGGCCGCCGAACTGCGTGATATTAAGCGCTCGATTGACTTCTTCTTGGAGCTGCAGGACAGCGATGGCAACTTTCCGGTGGCCCTGGAGGATCTGCGCTCCGGCCGGGACAAGCGTCTGGTGCACTGGTGCCACGGCGCACCCGGTGCGGTGTATGTGCTGGCCAAGGCCTATTTGATCTTCAAGGAGGAGAAGTACTTGGCCTCGCTGCGACGCTGCGCGGATATGGTTTGGAAGAAGGGCTTCCTGCGCAAGGGGCCGGGCATCTGCCATGGTGTGGCGGGCAATGGCTATGTGTTCCTGCTGCTGTTCCGACTGACCAATGAGATGAAGTACCTGTACAGGGCGCACAAGTACATGGAGCTGCTGACCGATGCAGAGTTCAAGCAGCGCGCCAGGACACCAGATCGTCCGCACAGCCTGTACGAGGGCGTGGCCGGCACCGTCTGCTTCCTGGTGGATCTCCTCGACCCGGAGCAGGCCTACTTCCCCTTCATGGACGTCTTTCATTAG
- the LOC119556814 gene encoding uncharacterized protein LOC119556814, translated as MESINLVISVVLLMSSIFGGSQALPYRSPAYLYNQQFCMDTVTGQNLYIGEVLTRKDHCVRVQCLETLQLWEDSCQVPKLTKGDCKPIASTEDGTEYPRCCPLYECRSYETNRGSNLEQINTYDHYGTLRSSHVAEFLVIDHRGRPKDEIPSSPARKYMV; from the exons ATGGAGTCAATCAACTTGGTGATCTCTGTAGTCCTGCTGATGTCATCGATATTCGGGGGAAGCCAAGCATTGCCCTATCGCT CCCCTGCATATCTCTACAACCAGCAGTTCTGCATGGATACAGTGACAGGTCAGAATCTATACATAGGTGAGGTCCTCACGCGAAAGGATCATTGCGTCCGGGTCCAGTGCCTGGAAACTTTGCAGCTCTGGGAGGACAG CTGCCAGGTGCCAAAGTTGACGAAGGGCGACTGCAAACCGATTGCATCCACGGAGGACGGTACGGAATATCCCCGCTGCTGCCCACTGTACGAGTGCAGGAGCTACGAGACGAATCGCGGGAGCAACCTGGAGCAGATCAACACGTACGACCACTATGGAACCCTGCGATCTTCACATGTCGCCGAGTTTTTAGTAATCGACCACAGAGGACGCCCTAAAGATGAGATTCCTTCGTCGCCGGCGAGAAAGTACATGGTGTGA
- the LOC119557742 gene encoding uncharacterized protein LOC119557742: MVAMSPDHHARPNALIPLVIAGALLFSMLAQVSGYSGLIPPDPENPGKCVYRGDSLELGVKTGITPCQRLTCNKDGSIFIEGCGKLRIENCNHGERLQPSEPFPECCKLRYKCTRIGAAPYYIERNTAERV, translated from the exons ATGGTCGCAATGTCTCCGGATCACCACGCCAGACCCAATGCACTGATCCCATTGGTAATCGCAGGCGCCCTGCTTTTCTCGATGCTGGCTCAGGTGAGCGGCTACTCGGGCCTGATACCACCGGATCCAG AAAATCCTGGCAAATGCGTTTACCGTGGAGACAGCCTGGAGTTGGGGGTCAAAACTGGCATCACGCCCTGCCAGCGGCTAACATGCAACAAGGATGGCTCAATATTTATCGAAGG ATGCGGAAAGCTGCGCATCGAAAACTGCAACCATGGTGAGCGCCTCCAGCCCAGCGAACCCTTCCCCGAATGCTGCAAACTAAGATACAAATGCACACGGATCGGTGCGGCGCCCTATTATATCGAGCGGAATACGGCCGAAAGGGTCTAG
- the LOC119556018 gene encoding protein sevenless, which produces MTMFWHQNVDQQSDEENKQPKNSAPTRRLNISFNVKIAVNVNTKMSTTHINQQAPSSQSQSTGPPSPSKIVVHQQSSTFDLRQQLARLGRQLASGQDGHGGISTVLIVNLLLLILLSICCDVCRSHNFTLHQSPEPVPKDQMVLLRPKLDSDVVEKVAIWHKHAAAAPPSIVEGIAISSRSRVPDSAILPPAYQHPDPHHHPDPQPPEEQHGVDERVVLERVTRDCVQRCIVEEDLFLDEFGIQCEKADNGEKCYKTRCTKGCAQWYRALKELESCQEACLSLQFYPYDMPCIGACEMAQRDYWHLQRLAISDLVERTQPQLERAPRADGQATPLTIRWAMHFPEHYLASRPFNIQYQYVDHHGVELEPDLGQEDQESGAGGSSAWFNLADYDCDEYFVCEILEALIPYTQYRFRFELPFGENRDEVLYSPATPAFQTPPEGAPISAPVIEHLLGLDDSHLAVHWHPGRFTNGPVEGYRLRLSSAEGNHTTEQLVPAGRGSYIFSDLQSGTNYTLELTMINKQGEGPVAKGYVETLSPRNDKPVKELTEGVLLAGRRAVMWQSLELAGESSMIYQSQEELADVAWSQQEQQLWLLNVHGELRSLKFDSGQMVSPAQKLKLDLGNISASGRLMPRRLSFDWLRHRLYFAMESLDRNQSKFQIISTDLEGETAEEAGESFDLPVEQLEVDALNGWIFWRNEEALWRQDLHGRMVYRLVRIRHPGWFVVQPQHFLIRLMLPQEGKFLELSYDGGFKHPLPLPQHPSGSSSVWPTFALLGSSLLLPETGQLNLVGGQGVSASWPLRNLPDCWAVILLVADGQPLTNAGGKPHSLKALLGAQAAKISWKEPERNPYQSADAARSWSYELEVLDVASQSAFSIRNIRGPFFGLQRLQPDNLYQLRVRAISADAEPGEWTSPLAARTWPLGPHRLRWSSREGRLLHTDELGDGLEVQQEHLERLPGPMTMVNESVGYYVSGEGLLHCINLVHSQWGCPTAEPLHHVGSVTYDWRGGRVYWTDLARNCVVRMDPWSGSRELLPIFEARSLALDSRQGHLYYATSSQLSRHGSMPEESVSYYKVNGLEGSIASFVLDTQQDQLYWLVGRAGTMRLYRAPLNAGRDALHLVHDMKGGVQAVPQSLQLLRPLGALLWLEQSGKRGRLVRLAAPEDVMELPTPDEASPASALQLLDQQPLPPPDEGVIPQTVTPDSVRLDDGHWDDFHVRWQPSTSAGNHSVSYRLLLEFGQRLQTLDLTTPFARLTQLPQAQLQLKISITPRTAWRSGQTTRVQLTTPPAAPSQPRRLRVFVERMATALQETNVSALLRWDAPEQGQEAPVQALEYHISCWLGSELHEELRLNQSALEARVEHLQPDQTYHFQVEARVATTGAAAGAASHALHVAPEVLAVPRLLYANAEFIGELDLDTRNRRRLVHTASPVEHLAVIEGEQRLLWVNEHVELLTYVPGAAPAKLARMRAEVLALTVDWVQRIVYWAELDASANQAAVIYRLDLCNFEGKILQGDRVWSTPRGRLLKDLVALPQARSLIWLEYDQGSPKNGSLRGRNLTDGSELELTTLQPLIHLHAGSLEPGSETLNLVDYLGKLCVYDVARQLCTASALRAQLSLLGEDSLAMGQLAQDSGYLYALKNWSIRAYGRRRQQLEYLVELEPEEVRLLQAHNYQAYPPKSCLLLPPVGGSFVEVAKCEEQGCQLHLPLIKASKDCALPIPGVRYQLNLTLAMELESEEEQNEQQVDEPLAQWLLGAGESLNITDLLPFTRYRLGGILTSYYQTKLGLPALALPPLELLTASGTPSAPRNFSVRVLSPRELEVSWMTPEQLRSESVYYTLHWQQEGDGEDGEAGQDGGQSHPLERRLEAAGSHRLSGIKPGTGYRLWVLAHATPTKSNSSGRLHVRTFAELPELQLMELGPYSLSLTWAGTPDPLGSLQLECRSPGEQLRRNVARNYTRMVLEPLQPRTRYQCRLLLGYAATPGAPLYHGKVEVYETLGDAPSQPGKPQLEHIAEEVFRVTWTPANGNGAPIALYNLEALQARRSDLRRRRRRRRRRDSGGSLEQLPWAEEPVVVEDQWLDFCNTTELSCIVKSLHSNRLLLFRVRARSLEHGWGPYSEESERVAEPFVSPEKRGSLVLAIIAPAAIVSSCVLALVLVRKVQKRRLRAKKLLQQSRPSIWSNLSTLQTQQQLLAARNRAFSTTLSDADIALLPQINWSQLKLLRFLGSGAFGEVYEGQLQTEDSEEPQRVAIKSLRKGASEFAELLQEAQLMSNFKHENIVCLVGICFDTESISLIMEHMEAGDLLSYLRAARATSTQDAQPLAGLSLSELLAMCIDVANGCSYLEDMHFVHRDLACRNCLVTESAGGSTDRRRTVKIGDFGLARDIYKSDYYRKEGEGLLPVRWMSPESLVDGLFTTQSDVWAFGVLCWEILTLGQQPYAARNNFEVLAHVKEGGRLQQPPMCPEKLYALLLLCWRTDPWERPSFRRCFNTLHAISTDLRRSQMASSVVDSKPEAKVRFDGQLQEQKDQKEQQPENLSLREVPLKDKQLYANEGVSRL; this is translated from the exons ATGACTATGTTTTGGCACCAAAATGTAGATCAACAGTCGGATGAGGAGAACAAACAGCCAAAGAACTCAGCTCCCACAAGGAGGCTGAACATCAGTTTCAATGTGAAGATCGCGGTGAATGTCAACACCAAGATGTCCACCACGCACATAAACCAGCAGGCGCCCTCTTCCCAATCCCAGAGTACGGGTCCACCGTCGCCCAGCAAGATTGTGGTCCACCAGCAGAGCAGCACCTTCGATCTCCGCCAGCAGTTGGCACGTCTGGGTCGCCAGTTGGCCAGCGGTCAGGATGGCCACGGCGGTATATCCACCGTCCTGATCGTCAATCTCCTCCTCCTGATCCTCCTCTCGATCTGCTGCGACGTCTGTCGATCCCACAACTTTACGCTCCACCAGAGCCCCGAACCCGTCCCCAAGGACCAAATGGTCCTGCTGCGTCCCAAACTGGACAGCGATGTGGTGGAGAAGGTGGCCATCTGGCACAAGCACGCCGCCGCAGCACCGCCCAGCATCGTCGAGGGCATCGCCATCAGCAGCAGATCTCGGGTCCCGGATTCCGCTATTCTGCCCCCAGCCTATCAGCATCCCGATCCGCATCACCATCCGGATCCGCAGCCGCCGGAGGAGCAACACGGAGTCGATGAGCGGGTGGTCCTCGAACGCGTCACACGGGACTGTGTCCAGCGGTGCATTGTTGAG GAGGATCTGTTTCTGGACGAGTTTGGGATACAATGCGAGAAGGCGGACAACGGCGAGAAGTGCTACAAAACACGG TGCACCAAGGGCTGTGCCCAGTGGTATCGCGCCCTCAAGGAGCTGGAATCCTGCCAGGAGGCCTGC TTGTCGCTGCAGTTCTACCCGTACGACATGCCCTGCATCGGTGCCTGCGAGATGGCCCAGCGGGACTACTGGCACCTCCAGCGCCTGGCCATCAGCGACCTGGTGGAGCGGACGCAGCCCCAGCTGGAGCGTGCTCCGCGGGCCGATGGACAGGCCACGCCGCTCACCATCCGCTGGGCGATGCACTTTCCGGAGCACTACCTGGCCAGTCGGCCCTTCAACATCCAGTACCAGTATGTGGATCATCATGGTGTGGAGCTGGAGCCGGATCTCGGGCAGGAGGATCAGGAATCCGGAGCGGGGGGTTCCAGCGCCTGGTTTAACCTAGCTGACTACGACTGTGATGAGTACTTCGTCTGCGAGATTCTGGAGGCCCTTATACCCTACACACAGTACAGG TTCCGCTTTGAGTTGCCCTTTGGCGAAAACCGGGACGAGGTGCTCTACTCCCCGGCCACGCCCGCCTTTCAGACGCCCCCCGAGGGCGCCCCCATCTCGGCTCCGGTCATCGAACACCTGTTGGGTCTGGACGACAGCCACCTGGCGGTACATTGGCATCCGGGTCGTTTCACCAATGGTCCCGTCGAGGGATACCGCCTGCGCCTAAGCTCCGCAGAGGGAAACCACACAACTGAGCAG CTGGTTCCGGCGGGGCGTGGTAGCTATATCTTTTCCGATCTGCAATCGGGAACCAACTATACCCTGGAGCTGACGATGATCAATAAGCAGGGCGAGGGTCCAGTGGCCAAGGGCTATGTGGAAACCCTCTCCCCCCGAAATGATAAGCCCGTGAAGGAACTCACCGAAGGCGTCCTGCTGGCCGGTCGAAGGGCTGTGATGTGGCAATCCCTGGAACTTGCCGGGGAGAGCTCGATGATCTACCAGTCGCAGGAGGAGCTGGCTGATGTGGCCTGGTCCCAGCAGGAGCAACAGTTGTGGCTCCTCAATGTCCACGGGGAGTTGCGCAG CCTAAAATTTGATTCGGGACAGATGGTGAGTCCGGCCCAAAAGCTGAAGCTAGATTTAGGAAACATCTCGGCCAGTGGACGATTGATGCCTCGTCGACTGAGCTTTGACTGGCTGCGTCATCGACTCTACTTCGCCATGGAATCGCTGGACCGAAACCAATCCAAATTCCAGATTATAAGCACGGACTTGGAGGGCGAAACGGCTGAGGAAGCGGGTGAATCCTTCGATCTGCCGGTTGAGCAGTTGGAAGTGGATGCCCTGAATGGCTGGATATTCTGGCGGAACGAGGAGGCCCTTTGGCGCCAGGATTTGCATGGACGAATGGTCTATCGCCTGGTGAGGATTAGGCATCCTGGTTGGTTCGTTGTCCAGCCGCAGCACTTCCTCATCCGTCTGATGTTGCCGCAGGAAGGTAAGTTCCTGGAGCTGAGCTACGATGGTGGCTTCAAGCATCCACTGCCATTGCCCCAGCATCCAAGTGGATCATCCTCCGTTTGGCCCACCTTTGCCCTGCTGGGTAGCTCCCTGCTTCTTCCCGAGACCGGTCAGCTCAACCTGGTAGGGGGTCAGGGAGTAAGTGCCTCCTGGCCATTGCGGAACTTGCCCGACTGCTGGGCCGTGATTCTCCTGGTGGCGGATGGGCAACCTTTGACCAATGCCGGTGGCAAACCCCACAGCTTGAAGGCTCTGTTGGGCGCCCAGGCGGCGAAGATCTCCTGGAAGGAACCGGAACGCAATCCCTACCAATCTGCGGATGCCGCCCGCAGCTGGAGCTACGAACTGGAGGTCCTTGACGTGGCCAGTCAGAGTGCCTTTAGCATCCGGAACATTCGAGGACCCTTTTTTGGTCTGCAGCGCCTGCAGCCCGATAATCTCTACCAGCTGCGGGTGAGGGCCATTAGTGCGGATGCAGAGCCGGGGGAGTGGACATCTCCACTGGCTGCCCGCACCTGGCCACTGGGTCCACATCGACTGAGGTGGTCTAGCCGGGAGGGAAGGCTCCTACACACCGATGAACTGGGCGATGGACTGGAGGTGCAGCAGGAACACTTGGAGCGACTACCCGGACCTATGACTATGGTGAACGAGAGTGTGGGCTATTATGTCAGTGGAGAGGGGCTGCTGCACTGCATCAACCTGGTGCACAGCCAGTGGGGATGTCCCACGGCGGAGCCACTACATCATGTGGGTTCGGTGACCTACGACTGGCGTGGTGGCAGAGTCTACTGGACGGATCTGGCCAGGAATTGCGTGGTGCGCATGGATCCCTGGTCGGGCAGTCGGGAACTGCTGCCCATCTTCGAGGCCCGCTCTCTGGCCTTGGATTCGCGACAGGGTCACCTCTATTATGCCACCAGTTCGCAGCTCTCCCGCCACGGATCTATGCCGGAGGAGTCGGTGTCCTACTACAAGGTCAATGGGCTGGAGGGCAGCATCGCCTCCTTTGTCCTGGACACCCAGCAGGATCAGCTCTACTGGCTGGTGGGTCGAGCTGGCACAATGCGTCTCTATCGAGCTCCCCTTAACGCTGGCCGGGACGCACTGCATCTGGTCCACGATATGAAGGGTGGCGTCCAAGCTGTTCCCCAGAGCTTGCAGCTCCTCCGGCCACTAGGTGCCCTCCTTTGGCTGGAACAGAGTGGCAAAAGGGGGCGTTTGGTGCGCTTGGCTGCTCCCGAGGATGTGATGGAGCTACCAACGCCGGATGAAGCTTCTCCCGCCTCCGCTCTGCAGTTGCTGGACCAGCAACCACTTCCTCCGCCGGATGAAGGAGTTATTCCTCAGACAGTGACACCGGATTCTGTCCGCCTGGATGATGGCCACTGGGATGACTTCCATGTGCGCTGGCAGCCCTCGACGTCCGCTGGCAACCACAGCGTCTCGTATAGATTGCTCCTTGAGTTCGGCCAGAGACTCCAAACCCTCGACCTGACCACTCCCTTTGCCCGACTGACCCAACTGCCGCAGGCGCAGTTGCAGCTGAAGATCAGCATAACGCCGAGGACCGCCTGGCGCAGTGGACAGACCACTCGAGTGCAGCTCACCACTCCGCCGGCGGCACCCAGTCAACCTCGCCGGTTGAGGGTCTTTGTGGAGCGTATGGCCACTGCCCTCCAGGAGACCAATGTGAGTGCCCTGCTCCGCTGGGATGCCCCGGAGCAGGGTCAGGAGGCGCCAGTGCAGGCACTGGAGTACCACATCAGCTGCTGGCTGGGCTCCGAGCTGCACGAGGAGCTGCGCCTTAACCAGAGTGCCCTGGAGGCTCGCGTGGAGCACCTGCAGCCGGATCAGACCTACCACTTCCAGGTGGAGGCGCGTGTGGCGACCACCGGAGCTGCTGCCGGAGCAGCCAGTCATGCCCTCCATGTGGCTCCCGAGGTGCTGGcggtgccacgcctactctacgCCAATGCGGAGTTCATTGGTGAACTGGATTTGGACACCAGGAATCGCCGCCGACTGGTGCACACTGCCAGTCCGGTGGAGCATCTGGCTGTGATCGAGGGAGAGCAGCGATTGCTGTGGGTGAACGAACATGTGGAGCTGCTGACCTATGTACCAGGCGCTGCTCCAGCCAAGCTGGCCAGGATGCGGGCCGAGGTATTGGCCCTCACCGTCGACTGGGTGCAGCGCATCGTCTACTGGGCGGAACTGGATGCGAGTGCCAACCAGGCGGCGGTTATCTATCGCCTGGATCTGTGCAACTTTGAGGGCAAGATCCTGCAGGGCGACCGGGTGTGGAGCACTCCCAGGGGTCGTCTGCTCAAGGATCTGGTGGCCCTGCCCCAGGCTCGTTCTCTCATCTGGCTGGAGTACGATCAGGGATCGCCAAAGAATGGATCCCTCAGGGGGAGAAACCTCACCGATGGCTCCGAGCTGGAATTGACCACCTTGCAGCCACTGATCCACCTGCATGCCGGCAGCTTGGAGCCCGGATCGGAGACCCTGAACCTGGTGGATTACCTGGGCAAGCTGTGTGTCTACGATGTGGCCCGCCAGCTGTGCACGGCCAGCGCTCTGAGGGCCCAGCTCAGTTTGCTGGGCGAGGACTCCCTCGCCATGGGACAACTGGCCCAGGACTCGGGTTACCTCTATGCCCTGAAGAACTGGAGCATTCGGGCCTATGGTCGTCGGCGGCAGCAGCTGGAGTACTTGGTGGAACTGGAGCCGGAGGAAGTGCGTTTGCTCCAGGCGCACAACTATCAGGCTTATCCGCCTAAGAGTTGCCTACTTCTTCCTCCAGTTGGAGGATCCTTCGTGGAGGTAGCCAAATGCGAGGAGCAGGGATGCCAACTCCATTTACCCTTGATCAAAGCCTCCAAGGATTGTGCTTTACCCATTCCCGGCGTGAGATACCAATTGAATCTCACTTTGGCCATGGAGCTGGAATCCGAAGAGGAGCAGAATGAGCAGCAGGTGGATGAGCCCCTGGCACAGTGGCTGCTTGGGGCTGGAGAATCGTTGAATATCACCGATCTTCTGCCCTTCACCCGTTATCGTTTGGGGGGAATCCTGACCAGCTACTACCAAACCAAGTTGGGATTACCCGCACTCGCGTTGCCCCCGCTGGAGCTCCTCACCGCCTCTGGCACGCCCTCGGCTCCCAGAAACTTTAGTGTCCGTGTGTTGAGTCCCCGCGAACTGGAGGTCAGTTGGATGACACCGGAGCAGCTGAGGAGTGAAAGTGTCTACTACACGCTCCACTGGCAACAGGAGGGGGATGGTGAAGATGGTGAAGCTGGCCAGGATGGGGGGCAAAGCCATCCCCTGGAGCGGCGACTCGAGGCGGCGGGTAGCCATCGGCTGAGCGGCATCAAGCCGGGAACGGGCTATCGCCTCTGGGTTCTGGcccatgccacgcccaccaagAGCAACAGCAGTGGGCGGCTGCATGTGCGCACCTTTGCCGAGTTGCCAGAACTGCAGCTTATGGAACTGGGACCTTATTCCCTGAGTCTCACCTGGGCGGGAACACCGGATCCATTGGGATCCCTGCAACTGGAGTGTCGATCGCCGGGTGAGCAACTGCGTCGAAATGTGGCTAGGAACTACACGAGGATGGTGCTGGAGCCACTACAGCCACGGACACGCTACCAATGTCGCCTGCTCCTGGGCTATGCGGCCACCCCGGGAGCTCCACTGTATCACGGCAAAGTGGAGGTCTACGAGACCCTCGGGGATGCCCCCAGTCAGCCGGGAAAGCCCCAGCTGGAGCACATTGCCGAGGAGGTGTTCCGCGTGACCTGGACACCGGCTAACGGCAATGGAGCACCCATTGCCCTGTACAATCTGGAGGCACTGCAGGCGCGAAGGAGCGACCTTCGCCGGCGGCGCAGAAGGAGAAGGCGTCGGGACAGCGGTGGATCGTTGGAGCAACTGCCGTGGGCCGAGGAGCCGGTGGTCGTGGAGGATCAGTGGCTGGACTTCTGCAACACCACCGAGTTGAGTTGCATTGTGAAGAGCCTGCACTCGAACAGGTTGCTCCTCTTCCGAGTGCGTGCGAGGAGTTTGGAGCACGGATGGGGTCCGTACAGCGAGGAGAGCGAGCGGGTGGCGGAACCCTTCGTCTCGCCGGAGAAGCGGGGATCCCTGGTTCTGGCCATCATTGCGCCGGCGGCCATCGTCTCCAGCTGCGTCCTGGCATTGGTCCTTGTGAGAAAAG TTCAAAAGCGTCGTCTGCGTGCCAAGAAACTGCTCCAGCAGAGCCGTCCCAGCATCTGGAGCAACCTGTCCACCCTGCAGACGCAACAGCAGCTCCTGGCCGCCAGGAATCGAGCCTTCTCCACCACCCTAAGTGATGCGGACATAGCCCTGCTGCCCCAGATAAACTGGAGTCAACTGAAGCTGCTCCGATTCTTGGGGAGCGGAGCCTTTGGCGAGGTCTACGAGGGTCAGTTGCAGACGGAGGACTCCGAGGAGCCGCAGCGAGTGGCCATCAAG AGCCTGCGAAAGGGAGCCAGCGAGTTTGCAGAGCTGCTCCAGGAGGCCCAGTTGATGAGCAATTTCAAGCACGAGAACATCGTATGTCTGGTGGGGATCTGCTTCGACACCGAGTCCATCTCCCTGATCATGGAGCACATGGAGGCGGGAGATCTACTAAGCTACCTTAGAGCCGCTCGAGCCACCAGCACACAG GACGCGCAACCCCTGGCTGGACTCTCGCTCTCCGAGCTCCTGGCCATGTGCATCGATGTGGCCAATGGCTGCAGTTACCTGGAGGACATGCACTTTGTGCACCGCGACCTGGCCTGCCGGAACTGTTTGGTAACGGAATCGGCGGGCGGATCGACGGATCGGCGGCGGACGGTGAAGATCGGTGACTTTGGACTGGCGCGGGACATCTACAAGAGTGACTACTACCGGAAGGAGGGCGAGGGCCTGCTGCCGGTGCGCTGGATGTCGCCGGAGAGCCTGGTGGATGGTCTGTTCACCACCCAGTCGGACGTGTGGGCCTTTGGGGTCCTCTGCTGGGAGATTCTCACCCTGGGTCAACAGCCATATGCGGCGAGGAACAACTTCGAGGTGCTGGCACATGTCAAGGAGGGCGGACGCCTCCAGCAGCCGCCCATGTGTCCGGAGAAGCT CTATgccctcctcctcctctgcTGGCGAACTGATCCCTGGGAGCGACCCAGTTTCCGGCGCTGCTTCAACACCCTGCATGCCATCAGTACCGATCTCCGGCGCAGCCAAATGGCCTCCAGTGTGGTGGACTCCAAGCCGGAGGCCAAGGTGCGATTCGATGGACAGTTGCAGGAGCAAAAGGATCAGAAGGAGCAGCAGCCGGAGAACCTGTCACTAAGGGAAGTCCCCCTGAAGGACAAGCAACTGTATGCCAACGAGGGCGTCTCCCGACTTTGA